One region of Vigna radiata var. radiata cultivar VC1973A unplaced genomic scaffold, Vradiata_ver6 scaffold_275, whole genome shotgun sequence genomic DNA includes:
- the LOC106754876 gene encoding dirigent protein 22-like: MATQLLLTLFLLSFTVATISEDTGYVGPVDPKSLGLNKRKTLSHFRLYWQDVISGSNATAINIIPAIPKYNTTTSFGSVTVTDNALTLGPELSSKVVGRSEGIYALTSQSQVTLLMVMNFVLTEGKYNGSSITIVGRNVAYDEEKELPVVGGSGVFKFATGYAHAKTYHFDPTTGDATTEYNIYVFHY; the protein is encoded by the coding sequence ATGGCCACCCAACTGCTCCTCACACTGTTCCTTCTCTCTTTCACCGTCGCCACCATATCAGAAGACACTGGCTATGTGGGCCCAGTGGATCCCAAATCCCTCGGCCTCAACAAGAGAAAAACCCTAAGCCACTTTAGATTGTACTGGCAGGACGTGATAAGCGGCTCCAACGCCACCGCCATAAACATCATCCCGGCTATCCCCAAGTACAACACCACCACCTCCTTCGGCTCCGTCACCGTGACGGACAACGCCTTGACCCTGGGACCCGAACTCAGCTCCAAGGTTGTGGGAAGATCCGAAGGAATCTACGCCCTGACATCGCAGTCGCAGGTTACTCTCCTCATGGTGATGAACTTTGTCTTGACGGAAGGAAAGTACAACGGGAGCAGCATAACTATCGTGGGGAGGAACGTGGCttatgatgaagaaaaagagttgccTGTGGTTGGAGGAAGTGGAGTTTTCAAGTTTGCTACAGGTTATGCTCATGCTAAGACCTACCACTTTGACCCTACCACCGGTGATGCTACTACTGAGTACAACATCTACGTTTTCCATTATTGA